The Desulfobacterales bacterium genome includes a window with the following:
- a CDS encoding HypC/HybG/HupF family hydrogenase formation chaperone, with protein sequence MCVAVPLRLIQMDETRTIGKVDVGGGNLITINLMLLDHPKIGDYVLTHAGMAIEVMDESAAKETLELFHEMGFFNPIINGG encoded by the coding sequence ATGTGTGTTGCAGTACCATTACGCCTTATTCAAATGGATGAAACGCGAACTATTGGAAAAGTTGATGTTGGTGGTGGAAACTTGATAACGATTAACCTGATGCTTTTAGACCATCCAAAGATTGGGGATTATGTGTTAACCCATGCCGGAATGGCTATAGAAGTGATGGATGAATCCGCCGCAAAAGAAACACTTGAGCTATTTCATGAAATGGGTTTTTTTAATCCTATTATCAATGGAGGATAA
- the hypD gene encoding hydrogenase formation protein HypD, translating to MIDTFKDPQLVKHLAEQIVLVSKNMELITIMHVCGTHEHEISRYALRQLLPPQIDLIAGPGCPVCITPASMIVAANKLAMMDSKHLLVTYGDVMRIPVPGGSLSDTRSQGADIRIVYSMLDAIKLAHENPDREVIFFSVGFETTAAPVASLLLGVLPNNFSIYPCHRYVPTALQALVKEDPIMRINGFLLPGHAAIITGGKVYEFLPHEYGRASAIAGFEPSDILNGIWSIVKQIKEQKTMVDNCYKRAVRFTGNPKAQYYLNQVFKKDIAAWRGIGDLPDTGFELKSNFDHINAKKRFQIKEDNVEDVMPGCSCPQIMLGHLKPSSCPLFSISCTPITPKGPCMVSQEGTCRAHYVFKEI from the coding sequence GTGATTGATACATTTAAGGATCCGCAGCTGGTTAAGCATTTAGCTGAACAAATTGTTTTGGTTTCAAAAAATATGGAGCTGATTACGATTATGCACGTATGCGGAACGCATGAACATGAGATTAGTCGGTATGCATTACGCCAGTTGTTGCCGCCTCAAATTGATCTTATAGCGGGGCCAGGTTGTCCAGTATGTATTACACCAGCGTCTATGATTGTAGCAGCTAATAAACTTGCTATGATGGATTCAAAACATCTTTTGGTAACCTATGGAGATGTAATGAGAATTCCAGTTCCAGGAGGGTCTCTTTCTGATACACGCAGCCAAGGTGCTGATATTAGAATTGTTTATAGCATGCTGGATGCGATTAAACTGGCTCACGAAAATCCTGACAGGGAAGTGATTTTTTTTAGTGTTGGATTTGAAACTACAGCAGCTCCAGTAGCTTCTCTGCTTTTAGGAGTCCTTCCGAATAATTTTTCAATTTATCCCTGCCATCGCTATGTGCCAACTGCATTGCAGGCACTGGTAAAAGAAGATCCTATCATGCGTATTAATGGTTTTTTATTACCAGGACATGCCGCTATCATTACTGGAGGAAAAGTTTATGAATTCTTGCCCCATGAATATGGTAGAGCCTCAGCCATTGCTGGGTTTGAACCATCTGATATTTTAAATGGGATATGGTCTATTGTAAAACAGATAAAAGAGCAAAAAACTATGGTTGATAATTGCTATAAAAGAGCGGTTCGATTTACAGGCAATCCCAAAGCTCAATATTACCTTAATCAGGTGTTCAAAAAAGATATAGCGGCTTGGCGAGGAATTGGAGATTTACCAGATACGGGTTTTGAGTTAAAATCAAATTTTGATCATATTAATGCCAAAAAACGGTTTCAGATCAAGGAAGACAATGTTGAAGATGTCATGCCTGGTTGTTCTTGTCCACAAATCATGCTTGGTCATTTGAAACCAAGTTCTTGCCCATTATTTTCAATCAGTTGTACGCCGATTACACCTAAAGGTCCCTGCATGGTTAGTCAAGAAGGCACCTGTCGAGCCCATTATGTGTTTAAGGAAATTTAA